In Thermoflexus sp., a single window of DNA contains:
- a CDS encoding bacterial transcriptional activator domain-containing protein: MILEAAVALYTGDLLPEGEAPWVVGWRERLRGRFLEAFDRLWRLAEGMGDLRDAERWAECLFDEEPTCGKAARFLIRRAEGRRDLEAARRYAARYRQACRAAGLAPDPGVTPEAWRGIRASTPLGRLLQALGELAREVPAFPVEDLRQILLRGAVQAAEAALVRGAYPEAAPWAMAALQLLTPQTPAEWAWRARCAVDAVADFEGDRDRQAANLRAMLRLARRMGDPARRARLELQRGRPAAAERLLAAAEAVLAVDPRHQAMLRRLRGLTALRRGWFPAARDHLEAALALLPEDAPVVHRAAILNGLAVAWRTFWEETPFLRPPAFDERKRSGAGFMLPAVAVAEPARSEGS; encoded by the coding sequence GTGATCCTGGAGGCGGCGGTTGCCCTCTACACCGGGGATCTGCTTCCGGAAGGGGAGGCGCCCTGGGTGGTGGGCTGGCGGGAGCGGTTGCGCGGGCGGTTCCTGGAAGCCTTCGATCGCCTGTGGCGCCTTGCGGAGGGGATGGGGGATCTCCGCGATGCGGAGCGGTGGGCGGAGTGTTTATTCGATGAAGAGCCTACTTGCGGGAAGGCGGCCCGCTTCCTGATCCGTCGGGCGGAGGGCCGTCGCGATCTCGAGGCCGCGCGTCGCTATGCGGCTCGCTATCGCCAGGCATGCCGGGCCGCCGGGCTCGCCCCGGATCCGGGGGTGACCCCGGAGGCCTGGCGCGGGATCCGCGCCTCAACCCCGCTGGGCCGTCTGCTTCAGGCCCTGGGCGAGCTGGCCCGGGAGGTTCCCGCCTTTCCCGTGGAGGATCTTCGTCAGATCCTTTTGAGGGGGGCGGTTCAGGCCGCCGAGGCGGCCCTCGTCCGTGGGGCGTATCCGGAGGCGGCGCCTTGGGCGATGGCCGCGCTCCAGCTGCTCACCCCGCAGACGCCGGCGGAGTGGGCCTGGCGGGCGCGGTGTGCCGTGGATGCCGTTGCGGATTTTGAAGGGGATCGGGACCGTCAGGCGGCCAATTTGCGGGCGATGCTTCGCCTGGCCCGCCGGATGGGGGATCCGGCCCGGCGGGCCAGGCTGGAGCTCCAGCGGGGTCGTCCGGCGGCGGCGGAGCGTCTCCTGGCGGCCGCCGAGGCGGTTCTCGCCGTGGATCCCCGGCATCAGGCCATGTTGCGGCGGTTGCGGGGGCTGACGGCGCTGCGCCGGGGCTGGTTCCCGGCCGCCCGCGATCATCTGGAGGCGGCCCTCGCGCTCCTTCCGGAGGATGCGCCGGTTGTCCATCGGGCGGCCATCCTGAACGGCCTGGCGGTGGCGTGGCGCACCTTCTGGGAGGAGACCCCCTTCCTGCGACCGCCGGCTTTTGACGAGCGGAAGCGGTCGGGCGCCGGCTTCATGCTCCCAGCAGTAGCTGTCGCAGAACCGGCTCGCTCTGAGGGGTCGTGA
- a CDS encoding TrkA family potassium uptake protein, with translation MYLIIVGGGKVGYYLSKSLLAEGYEVLLIEKNPRRAAFLIDELGADHVWVGDGCDSSTFAQVGMNRADAVIAVTGDDEDNLVVCLLAKRKFNVPRTIARINNPRNAEIFARLGIDVTVSTTEIIQAQIERALPLRSLVHLLALRRGGIQLVEGKVAPGAPADGRALRELGIPADALVVMVVRGDQTFIPSGETILRAEDEILAVTTPQSEPVLRQLLLGA, from the coding sequence ATGTATCTGATCATCGTCGGCGGTGGAAAGGTCGGTTATTACCTGAGCAAGTCCCTGCTGGCCGAAGGCTATGAGGTCCTGCTGATCGAAAAGAATCCCCGTCGCGCGGCTTTTCTCATCGATGAACTGGGGGCCGATCATGTGTGGGTGGGCGACGGATGTGATTCCAGCACCTTCGCCCAGGTGGGGATGAACCGGGCCGATGCCGTGATCGCGGTCACCGGGGACGATGAGGATAACCTCGTCGTCTGCCTGCTCGCCAAACGCAAATTCAACGTCCCCCGGACCATCGCCCGCATCAACAATCCGCGCAACGCGGAGATCTTCGCCCGCCTGGGGATCGATGTGACGGTTTCCACCACCGAGATCATCCAGGCGCAGATCGAGCGGGCCCTTCCCCTGCGCTCCCTGGTGCATTTGCTGGCCCTGCGCCGGGGCGGGATCCAGCTGGTCGAGGGCAAAGTCGCCCCCGGCGCTCCAGCCGATGGACGGGCGCTGCGGGAGCTGGGGATCCCTGCGGATGCGCTCGTGGTGATGGTCGTGCGGGGGGATCAAACATTCATCCCTTCCGGGGAAACCATTCTCCGGGCAGAGGACGAGATCCTGGCTGTCACGACCCCTCAGAGCGAGCCGGTTCTGCGACAGCTACTGCTGGGAGCATGA
- a CDS encoding TrkA family potassium uptake protein has translation MRIVILGCGRLGAYLARRFAQDGHEVIVIDRERQALEALGPDFPGETVVGMGIDAEVLRRAGIERADAFIAVTGYDNTNIMAAEVAREIFGVPRVITRLNDPLRAEIFQELGLKTVSPTALAVEAIRKCLEE, from the coding sequence ATGCGCATCGTGATCTTAGGTTGCGGTCGGCTGGGCGCCTATCTCGCCCGGCGGTTTGCCCAGGATGGTCATGAAGTCATTGTCATCGATCGAGAGCGGCAGGCTCTGGAAGCGCTGGGGCCGGATTTCCCCGGGGAGACCGTGGTGGGAATGGGGATCGACGCTGAGGTGCTGCGTCGGGCCGGCATTGAAAGGGCAGATGCCTTCATCGCCGTCACGGGCTACGATAACACCAACATCATGGCGGCGGAGGTCGCCCGGGAGATCTTCGGCGTCCCCCGGGTGATCACCCGGCTCAACGATCCGCTCCGGGCCGAGATCTTCCAGGAGCTGGGCCTGAAAACGGTCTCTCCGACCGCGCTGGCCGTCGAGGCCATCCGAAAGTGCCTGGAGGAATGA
- a CDS encoding NIL domain-containing protein — protein MDQTIQRRVKLIYPPSLIDEPLLYRLIQRFGLMVNIRRAHVEATEAWLVVDLEGPSDRVEEGLAWIQKQGVLVEMMEQG, from the coding sequence ATGGATCAGACGATCCAGCGGCGGGTGAAATTGATTTACCCGCCTTCGCTCATCGATGAGCCCCTGCTCTACCGGCTGATCCAGCGGTTCGGATTGATGGTCAATATCCGCCGCGCCCACGTGGAGGCCACCGAGGCCTGGCTGGTGGTCGATCTGGAAGGACCCTCCGATCGCGTGGAGGAGGGCCTTGCGTGGATCCAGAAGCAGGGCGTTCTGGTGGAGATGATGGAACAAGGATAA
- a CDS encoding universal stress protein — MSGHPLGIFLALFFLIVLISTLMWMLRVPRPMPMEVARAIYSVEAARCIVVPIVEGIYSERAVELACRLGERQHARLVLVHVLEIPYTVPLDTPLPELEERGQRALETARFIAMQHGLKPEIRLVRHRSAPEGILSVARQVGADQIIMGIGLKRRASSDGLGRTVHEVMRRASCEVIVAKAPIVE, encoded by the coding sequence ATGAGCGGACATCCGTTGGGTATTTTCCTGGCGCTTTTCTTCCTGATCGTATTGATCTCCACCCTGATGTGGATGCTCCGGGTGCCTCGCCCGATGCCGATGGAGGTGGCCCGCGCGATCTACTCGGTGGAAGCCGCCCGCTGTATCGTGGTGCCGATCGTTGAAGGCATCTACTCGGAGCGCGCGGTGGAGCTGGCCTGCCGGCTGGGTGAGCGTCAGCATGCCCGTCTGGTCCTGGTGCATGTCCTGGAGATCCCCTATACGGTTCCCCTGGATACGCCGTTGCCGGAGCTGGAGGAGCGCGGACAGCGGGCCCTGGAGACAGCCCGCTTCATCGCCATGCAGCACGGGCTGAAACCGGAGATCCGCCTGGTGCGGCACCGCTCGGCGCCGGAAGGTATCCTCAGCGTGGCCCGCCAGGTCGGGGCGGACCAGATTATCATGGGCATTGGGCTCAAACGGCGGGCATCCAGCGACGGCCTGGGCCGGACCGTGCATGAAGTGATGCGGCGGGCCTCTTGCGAGGTGATCGTCGCAAAGGCTCCGATTGTCGAATGA